In a genomic window of Methanoregula sp. UBA64:
- a CDS encoding cation:dicarboxylate symporter family transporter, translated as MRWPRLNLTSWILAGFLLGILAGVFFGDLASAMKPAGEAFIKIWQITILPSVALSLIVGIGSLKRDTAKQIAVKACLIILLFWVICVVGYFSFQLAFPPRMEASFFSTQDLAPKTDINLIDQFIPSNPFLSLSDGIIPATVLFCLFLGFALLLDDGNGPILTILRSLLRALDRMTHIIAKTFPLGIFVITAVMAGTLTFEGFLDLQVFLITLACAAILLGLVVMPLLVTCFTRFSYREVLTSASRAMLLAFSTGTEFITLPLITDGVEKLFQGRACMPDTDTGNGTVPAGNSGCGTSGQQAGPAHLPGQTGEKEEGMARGDVRSLSEVLVPVAYTFPLLGGLVPFLFILFVAWMYQDPLSAIEQLKLIVVGIPSFFGSSKITVISLLALMHLPADAYNLYISSGILRQAFVAPLSVISIFSFSAITIAITRNQFHFRWKRAVLSLVCVVVLGALMIAGLHLGFTQMLAGTYHGGDQISRIELPPDSAGNRLDHVVNTTVYLHKEDVPPVTPPAPGERDEIRQIRERGVLRVGYNSNNVPFAFFNSKGELVGYDVEMAYDLARTFNVSRIEFVPITGTTLARSLDSGYCDIVMSAVVVNSDRLDQMKFTDPTATVHLAFVVPDEKKNAFVQLDSVKKMDGLRVAVYNNTALVPVARQLLPNATIVPIDTKEEYFEGKKADAFLIPAEEGYTLTLQYPFYDVAIIQPYDSYRMMYAYPVAKNSSESYLLALNYWVRMEKDYGMLDKKYDYWVLGEVPGATEPRWSVIRNGLHWVA; from the coding sequence ATGAGATGGCCCCGCCTGAACCTGACAAGCTGGATACTGGCGGGATTCCTCCTCGGGATCCTTGCCGGCGTCTTCTTTGGCGACCTCGCCTCGGCCATGAAACCGGCCGGCGAAGCTTTCATCAAGATCTGGCAGATCACGATCCTGCCCTCTGTCGCCCTCTCCCTTATTGTCGGTATCGGGAGCCTGAAGCGGGACACGGCAAAACAGATCGCGGTCAAAGCCTGCCTGATCATCCTGCTCTTCTGGGTGATCTGTGTTGTGGGATATTTCTCGTTCCAGCTGGCATTCCCGCCCCGGATGGAGGCCTCGTTTTTCAGTACCCAGGACCTTGCCCCGAAAACCGATATCAACCTCATCGACCAGTTCATTCCTTCCAATCCCTTCCTGTCGCTGTCGGACGGGATCATCCCGGCAACCGTGCTCTTCTGCCTCTTTTTGGGGTTTGCCCTGCTGCTAGATGACGGGAACGGGCCGATCCTCACCATCCTCCGGTCCCTGCTGCGGGCACTCGACCGCATGACGCATATCATTGCAAAGACCTTTCCGCTCGGCATCTTTGTCATCACGGCCGTGATGGCCGGGACCCTGACGTTTGAAGGGTTCCTCGATCTCCAGGTATTCCTCATCACCCTTGCCTGCGCCGCCATTCTCCTCGGCCTCGTTGTCATGCCGCTCCTCGTCACCTGTTTTACCCGGTTTTCTTACCGGGAAGTCCTTACCTCCGCCTCGCGGGCCATGCTCCTTGCCTTCTCGACCGGTACAGAGTTTATCACGCTCCCGCTCATCACGGACGGGGTGGAGAAACTCTTCCAGGGCCGGGCCTGCATGCCCGATACCGACACCGGGAACGGGACCGTCCCTGCAGGCAACTCGGGATGCGGGACGAGCGGGCAGCAGGCAGGCCCGGCACACCTTCCCGGGCAGACCGGTGAAAAAGAAGAGGGCATGGCACGGGGAGATGTCCGGTCGTTAAGCGAGGTTTTAGTGCCTGTTGCCTATACCTTCCCGCTCCTTGGCGGGCTCGTCCCCTTCCTCTTTATCCTCTTTGTTGCATGGATGTACCAGGACCCGCTGAGCGCTATCGAACAGCTCAAACTCATCGTTGTCGGGATCCCCAGTTTCTTTGGCTCCTCAAAGATCACGGTGATATCGCTTCTTGCCTTAATGCATCTCCCGGCCGATGCATACAACCTGTATATCAGCTCGGGAATCCTCCGGCAGGCATTCGTTGCCCCCTTGAGTGTCATCTCGATCTTCTCGTTCTCCGCTATCACCATCGCCATTACCAGGAACCAGTTTCATTTCCGGTGGAAGCGTGCGGTTCTGTCGCTTGTCTGTGTTGTCGTGCTCGGGGCCCTTATGATTGCCGGACTGCACCTGGGCTTTACCCAGATGCTCGCCGGTACCTATCACGGAGGCGACCAGATCTCCCGGATCGAGCTGCCCCCGGATTCGGCCGGGAACCGTCTGGACCATGTCGTGAATACGACCGTGTACCTCCACAAGGAGGATGTCCCGCCCGTTACGCCCCCGGCCCCGGGCGAAAGAGATGAGATCCGTCAGATCCGGGAGCGGGGAGTACTCCGTGTCGGGTACAACAGCAACAATGTCCCGTTCGCCTTTTTTAACAGCAAAGGAGAACTGGTGGGCTACGATGTGGAGATGGCCTATGACCTGGCCCGGACCTTCAATGTCTCGCGGATCGAGTTTGTCCCCATCACGGGAACCACCCTTGCCCGGTCGCTCGACAGCGGGTACTGCGATATCGTGATGTCGGCGGTCGTGGTCAATTCAGACCGGCTCGATCAGATGAAATTTACCGACCCGACCGCCACCGTCCACCTGGCATTTGTTGTACCGGACGAGAAGAAGAATGCGTTTGTGCAGCTGGATTCCGTGAAAAAGATGGACGGGCTGCGGGTCGCCGTGTACAACAATACGGCGCTTGTTCCCGTTGCCCGCCAGCTGCTCCCGAACGCAACAATCGTCCCGATCGATACAAAGGAAGAGTATTTCGAAGGAAAGAAGGCGGATGCGTTCCTGATTCCTGCCGAGGAAGGATATACCCTGACCCTCCAGTACCCGTTCTACGATGTGGCCATCATCCAGCCTTACGATTCCTACCGGATGATGTATGCATACCCGGTGGCAAAGAACAGCAGCGAATCCTATCTCCTCGCCCTCAACTACTGGGTCCGGATGGAAAAAGACTACGGGATGCTCGATAAAAAATACGATTACTGGGTGCTTGGCGAAGTCCCGGGAGCAACGGAACCACGCTGGTCCGTTATCAGGAACGGGCTGCACTGGGTAGCGTAA
- the fhcD gene encoding formylmethanofuran--tetrahydromethanopterin N-formyltransferase — protein MEINGAVILDTFAEAFPVWISRVLVTADTPKWALAAATEATGFATSKIYCPCEAGIERPLSPAETPDGRPGYAILICTEKKSMKAEVAARISQCILPAPTASAFDGLPETKDRYYTRMHYFGDHYEERCVVGGRPCWKIPVMEGWYTGEERFGLVKGIAGGNFLVMSADRADALAGAKAAAQKIAGTKNVCMSFAGGIVGSGSKVGCKNYRFPMPASTNHRWCPALKGKIPDSLVPDGMEAVYEIVINGFDEASVAGAMREGIGAAAATGKVRYIGASNFDGKLGQTRIRLHDLFR, from the coding sequence ATGGAGATTAACGGTGCCGTTATCCTTGACACGTTTGCCGAAGCGTTCCCCGTCTGGATTTCGCGGGTGCTCGTGACCGCGGACACCCCGAAGTGGGCCCTTGCTGCCGCAACCGAGGCAACGGGGTTTGCAACATCGAAGATCTATTGTCCCTGCGAGGCCGGGATCGAGCGCCCGCTTTCCCCGGCGGAAACCCCGGACGGACGGCCCGGGTACGCGATCCTGATCTGCACCGAGAAAAAATCGATGAAGGCAGAGGTCGCAGCCCGGATCAGCCAGTGCATCCTCCCGGCTCCCACGGCTTCTGCATTTGACGGACTGCCCGAAACAAAGGACCGGTATTATACCCGGATGCACTATTTTGGCGACCATTACGAGGAGCGGTGCGTTGTGGGCGGCCGGCCGTGCTGGAAGATCCCGGTGATGGAGGGCTGGTATACGGGCGAGGAGCGCTTCGGGCTCGTGAAAGGAATTGCCGGCGGGAACTTCCTTGTCATGTCAGCGGACCGGGCAGATGCGCTTGCCGGTGCAAAAGCCGCGGCACAAAAAATTGCCGGTACAAAAAACGTGTGCATGAGTTTTGCCGGCGGCATTGTCGGGAGCGGCTCGAAAGTCGGCTGCAAAAATTACCGGTTCCCGATGCCGGCGAGCACGAACCACCGCTGGTGCCCGGCGCTGAAAGGAAAAATACCCGACTCGCTTGTACCGGACGGCATGGAGGCGGTATACGAGATCGTGATCAATGGCTTTGACGAGGCATCCGTTGCCGGTGCAATGCGCGAAGGGATAGGGGCTGCGGCGGCGACCGGGAAGGTCCGGTACATCGGGGCCTCGAACTTTGACGGGAAACTCGGGCAGACCCGGATCAGGCTGCACGACTTGTTCCGGTAA
- a CDS encoding 5-formyltetrahydrofolate cyclo-ligase yields MSEEKARVRDILRARKDAMAPEERAIKSGYIARHLMLLIAEGETVMVFTSKEKEVNTRPLIEALFEQKNPVVVPIIQKEDVSLRLSYLREMGALVPSTFGVPEPIGNEIPAKPQDVDVIILPMLGFDRAGGRIGYGAGYYDRFLEKNPDLTKIGVAFGCQEMETLPVDENDIKMDLIVTEDGIVYDGR; encoded by the coding sequence ATGAGCGAAGAGAAAGCCCGGGTGCGTGACATCCTGCGGGCACGAAAAGATGCAATGGCACCGGAGGAGCGGGCAATCAAAAGCGGGTACATTGCCCGGCACCTCATGCTTTTGATCGCCGAGGGGGAGACTGTGATGGTCTTTACCTCAAAAGAAAAGGAAGTCAATACCCGGCCGCTGATCGAAGCCCTGTTCGAACAGAAAAATCCCGTGGTCGTCCCTATCATCCAGAAAGAGGACGTGAGCCTCCGGCTTTCGTACCTCCGCGAAATGGGGGCGCTCGTCCCGAGCACGTTTGGCGTGCCGGAGCCCATCGGGAACGAGATTCCGGCAAAGCCCCAGGACGTTGACGTGATCATCCTCCCGATGCTCGGCTTTGACCGGGCCGGGGGCCGGATCGGGTATGGGGCCGGGTATTACGACCGGTTCCTTGAGAAAAACCCGGACCTTACGAAGATCGGCGTTGCATTCGGCTGCCAGGAGATGGAGACGCTCCCGGTGGACGAGAACGACATAAAGATGGATCTCATCGTTACCGAAGACGGGATCGTGTACGACGGGAGGTAA
- a CDS encoding YkgJ family cysteine cluster protein, which produces MADSLPDDEPCRQCGLCCRILGPGIAPTPENVYAWIRDGRTDILSWFVAFRENQPPVKCTDLLAEDLGSVVFFEMRHPETGDFVTVCPFLKRIAKDRYICGIHLVKPEMCWNYQPWIWGETYFNKCKGLREMPHTKGYFVTRE; this is translated from the coding sequence ATGGCAGATTCCCTCCCCGATGACGAGCCCTGCCGGCAGTGCGGGCTCTGCTGCCGGATCCTGGGCCCCGGTATAGCACCGACACCGGAAAATGTCTATGCATGGATCCGGGACGGCCGGACCGATATCCTCTCGTGGTTTGTTGCATTCCGGGAGAACCAGCCGCCGGTAAAATGTACCGATCTCCTGGCCGAAGACCTGGGGAGCGTTGTTTTTTTCGAGATGCGCCACCCCGAGACCGGGGATTTTGTCACGGTCTGCCCGTTTCTAAAAAGGATCGCAAAGGACCGGTATATCTGCGGGATCCACTTGGTAAAGCCCGAGATGTGCTGGAATTACCAGCCCTGGATCTGGGGCGAGACCTACTTTAACAAGTGTAAGGGTCTCAGGGAAATGCCGCACACCAAAGGATATTTTGTAACCCGTGAATGA
- a CDS encoding FKBP-type peptidyl-prolyl cis-trans isomerase: MAIKEGDFVKLSYTGSTSGMVFDTTDEETAKKANLHSPAAIYGPIIVCVGQKHVITGLDEELVGKDAGTEADVTVPPEKAFGERDPKKIQSYAKNKFTEKPVRGQRINVEEQGEGTVVDVIGSRVIVDFNSPLAGQTLSYHYKVEDIVTDPLDELKGLIRLYAGKDMDVTLDGGKATVTLPPGINYDRRWLLWRGRILHEGFELVNGIDEITLVETFKKPEKKDA; the protein is encoded by the coding sequence ATGGCAATAAAAGAAGGAGATTTTGTAAAGCTCAGCTATACCGGCAGCACGAGCGGCATGGTTTTTGACACAACAGACGAAGAGACCGCAAAGAAGGCAAACCTTCACAGCCCTGCGGCTATCTACGGTCCGATCATTGTCTGTGTCGGCCAGAAGCACGTAATCACCGGCCTTGACGAGGAGCTTGTGGGAAAGGATGCAGGCACCGAGGCTGACGTTACCGTTCCCCCGGAAAAAGCCTTTGGCGAGCGCGACCCCAAAAAGATCCAGTCCTATGCAAAGAACAAGTTCACGGAAAAACCGGTCAGGGGCCAGCGGATTAATGTGGAAGAGCAGGGCGAAGGCACGGTTGTCGATGTGATCGGTTCCCGCGTGATCGTGGATTTCAACTCCCCGCTTGCCGGCCAGACGCTTTCCTACCACTACAAAGTCGAGGATATCGTAACGGATCCGCTCGACGAGCTCAAAGGGCTCATCCGGCTCTATGCAGGGAAAGATATGGACGTTACCCTCGATGGCGGCAAAGCAACCGTCACTCTCCCGCCCGGCATCAACTACGACCGCCGCTGGCTCCTCTGGCGCGGCCGGATCCTTCACGAAGGCTTTGAACTGGTCAACGGCATTGACGAAATCACCCTTGTCGAGACCTTCAAGAAGCCGGAGAAGAAGGACGCATAA
- the cyaB gene encoding class IV adenylate cyclase codes for MLEIELKVEVPSLGPVRERLTENGAEFTGKDHEHDIYYNAPHRDFGTTDEALRVRYYSDHTLLTYKGKKLKEFGLKAREELNTTIESGEIFEQILARLGFTKTAEVNKWRENYTLGDAAFALDTVEHLGTFVEIEIMAEENGDGAEAKISALAKEMGISGEPILASYLELVLSRP; via the coding sequence ATGCTTGAAATAGAACTGAAAGTGGAGGTTCCCTCGCTTGGACCGGTACGGGAGCGCCTCACAGAGAATGGTGCAGAATTTACCGGCAAAGACCATGAGCACGATATCTACTATAATGCCCCGCACCGGGATTTCGGTACCACGGACGAGGCGCTCAGGGTCCGCTATTACAGCGACCACACGCTCCTCACGTACAAGGGGAAGAAACTCAAAGAGTTCGGCCTCAAGGCCCGCGAGGAGCTGAATACCACCATAGAATCCGGGGAAATTTTCGAACAGATCCTTGCCCGGCTGGGATTTACCAAAACCGCGGAAGTGAATAAGTGGCGGGAGAATTATACCCTGGGCGACGCCGCGTTTGCCCTTGACACGGTCGAACACCTCGGCACCTTTGTCGAGATCGAGATCATGGCCGAAGAGAACGGTGACGGTGCGGAAGCAAAAATTTCAGCACTTGCAAAAGAGATGGGAATTAGTGGCGAGCCTATCCTCGCCTCATACCTTGAACTCGTCCTATCTAGACCGTGA
- a CDS encoding metallophosphoesterase family protein, whose amino-acid sequence MKDVLLIADLHGQFGKIDSFLELNPEAVFIAGDITNMGPVDTVDDVFSRIDVPCFAVPGNCDPKEILDTLEHSDAVNLHGSAMNLGKMTIVGVGGSNPTPFNTPFELTDKQIDDLLTGAMAKMEKTVHNVLLCHAPPYDTLDVANGEHVGSQSLARHISDFDLICCAHIHEQRGVKEVGGTKIVNPGPAMDGYCAMLHFGTEAKDIKIELLTV is encoded by the coding sequence ATGAAAGATGTGCTTTTGATAGCAGATCTCCATGGTCAATTCGGCAAAATTGATTCATTTCTGGAACTGAATCCGGAAGCTGTATTTATTGCAGGCGATATCACCAATATGGGTCCTGTGGACACTGTTGACGACGTGTTTTCACGTATCGATGTACCCTGTTTTGCGGTACCCGGCAACTGTGATCCAAAGGAGATCCTCGATACGCTCGAACACTCAGACGCGGTCAACCTCCACGGTTCTGCAATGAACCTGGGGAAGATGACCATTGTCGGTGTCGGTGGCTCAAACCCGACCCCGTTCAATACACCGTTTGAACTGACCGACAAGCAGATCGATGACCTGCTTACCGGTGCCATGGCCAAGATGGAAAAGACCGTGCACAACGTTCTCCTCTGCCATGCCCCGCCGTACGACACACTTGATGTCGCAAACGGCGAGCATGTCGGCAGCCAGAGCCTTGCCCGCCACATCAGCGACTTCGACCTCATCTGCTGCGCTCACATTCACGAACAGCGCGGGGTAAAAGAGGTCGGCGGGACAAAGATTGTCAACCCCGGCCCGGCAATGGACGGCTACTGTGCCATGCTCCATTTCGGTACCGAGGCAAAGGACATAAAAATCGAACTCCTCACGGTCTAG
- a CDS encoding TIGR04013 family B12-binding domain/radical SAM domain-containing protein yields MQVNWRRVAAAHNSFAVLSAACERAGWSLRPVSSPGRDVTCYSLNSINESRYRDEITEAEGITVVGGPHASACYREVAEYADYVIVGEGEYTLPRLLDEISAGNTGHIPGVATRDWFEPARTCVRLDAYPAFAEMKGYIEITRGCPFACGYCQTPQLFGRCMRHRSIDAVIRYANRHTQARFVTPNAFAYGSDGIHPRFDKVKKLLMHIDREIFFGTFPSEVRPEFICDESLALVTDYCANTKLHFGAQSGSDAVLSRLHRGHTVADAIEAAERCHDAGIMPVVDFIVGFPFETDEDQEQTVDAMKTIARTGTVHLHRFIPLPGTPLAGTHARSLMAATEKTCGALALGGKLTGSWNDPSVRFF; encoded by the coding sequence ATGCAGGTGAACTGGCGCAGGGTTGCCGCAGCTCATAATTCCTTTGCCGTGCTTTCAGCCGCATGCGAACGTGCCGGCTGGAGCCTGCGCCCGGTATCATCCCCGGGCCGCGATGTAACCTGCTATTCCCTCAATTCAATAAACGAATCCCGCTACCGGGACGAGATCACAGAGGCGGAAGGAATTACGGTTGTGGGCGGTCCGCATGCATCGGCCTGTTACCGCGAGGTTGCCGAATACGCGGATTACGTTATTGTGGGCGAGGGGGAGTATACGCTTCCCCGGCTGCTTGACGAGATCAGCGCAGGCAATACCGGGCATATCCCCGGAGTTGCAACCCGTGACTGGTTCGAGCCGGCCCGGACATGCGTCCGGCTCGACGCCTATCCTGCATTTGCCGAAATGAAAGGCTATATCGAGATTACGCGGGGCTGCCCGTTTGCCTGCGGGTACTGCCAGACCCCGCAGCTTTTCGGCCGCTGCATGCGGCACCGGTCCATCGATGCCGTTATCCGGTACGCAAACCGGCATACCCAGGCACGTTTTGTCACCCCCAATGCGTTTGCCTATGGCTCCGATGGCATACACCCGCGCTTTGACAAGGTAAAAAAACTCCTTATGCACATCGACCGTGAGATCTTTTTCGGGACATTCCCAAGCGAAGTCCGCCCGGAGTTTATCTGCGACGAATCGCTTGCGCTCGTCACCGACTACTGCGCGAACACGAAACTCCATTTCGGCGCCCAGTCCGGGAGCGATGCCGTCCTCTCACGGCTGCACCGGGGCCATACGGTTGCCGATGCGATAGAGGCTGCAGAACGCTGTCACGATGCCGGGATCATGCCCGTTGTGGATTTTATCGTCGGGTTTCCGTTCGAGACGGACGAAGACCAGGAACAGACGGTCGATGCCATGAAAACCATTGCCCGGACCGGGACGGTCCATCTCCACCGGTTCATCCCGCTCCCGGGCACCCCGCTTGCCGGGACGCATGCGCGTTCGCTCATGGCTGCAACCGAAAAAACCTGCGGCGCACTCGCCCTCGGAGGAAAACTGACAGGTTCGTGGAACGATCCCTCGGTAAGGTTTTTTTAG
- a CDS encoding pyruvoyl-dependent arginine decarboxylase, translated as MFVPTRLFFTKGVGIHKDRLASFELALRKAGIEKCNLVYVSSIFPPKCKQIPTRSGLNELQSGGITFCVMARNETNEPNRLVSAAVGLALPKDVEEYGYLSEHHAFGETQDKTGEYAEDLAATMLATTLGIEFDANAAWQEREQTYKASGKIIRTKHVCQSAQGDKNGLWTTVIAVAVFL; from the coding sequence ATGTTTGTTCCAACGAGGCTCTTTTTCACCAAGGGGGTGGGTATCCATAAGGATCGTCTTGCATCGTTCGAACTGGCGTTACGAAAGGCCGGTATCGAAAAATGCAACCTCGTGTACGTGTCGAGTATCTTCCCGCCGAAATGCAAACAGATCCCGACCCGGAGCGGCCTTAACGAACTCCAGTCCGGCGGGATCACGTTCTGTGTGATGGCAAGAAACGAGACAAACGAGCCAAACCGCCTGGTCTCTGCGGCAGTGGGCCTCGCACTCCCCAAAGATGTGGAGGAGTACGGATACCTCTCGGAACACCATGCGTTCGGCGAAACCCAGGACAAGACCGGGGAATATGCCGAAGACCTCGCGGCAACGATGCTTGCGACAACCCTCGGTATCGAGTTCGATGCAAATGCCGCATGGCAGGAACGCGAGCAGACCTATAAGGCAAGCGGCAAGATCATCCGGACAAAACATGTCTGCCAGTCCGCACAGGGAGACAAAAACGGGCTGTGGACAACGGTTATTGCAGTTGCAGTATTTCTCTAA
- a CDS encoding ABC transporter permease, with the protein MTGIFWEISKRNIRIHMLRSSLAMLGIIIGVVAIASMGILGNTIVQEVSSSLSSVGDSVIVTPYAGGGGGFGGGGSSNNMYLTNQNFQQIKRSVAPNTAIPVMSTSAHMKVGVGSDDIVAPIYGMPTDDTKKLLPDLEAGDYSNGNSGCLVGTTFAKDHNIKVGSRISIGQNGEYGTLRVTGIIKERGMSFDISTDSALVVTQDWFENAFDRSDDELNEVVVKVTNGDTADVKTTIEKQLNRNTKDKTVSVIDSKATLASIFETFGMVTTFVTAIGGISMIVAGVSIFNIMMMSVNERIKEIGIMRSIGTQKKEVMSMFIYEATIIGVVGSVVGGLLSLLAGFAISSLMFKTTEYLFTVASMLSVAEGVGFGIVICILCGLYPAWQAANLNPIDALRHE; encoded by the coding sequence ATGACCGGGATATTCTGGGAGATCTCAAAGCGGAATATACGGATCCACATGCTCCGGTCGAGCCTTGCAATGCTTGGGATCATCATCGGCGTTGTTGCCATTGCCTCGATGGGGATCCTGGGTAACACGATCGTGCAGGAGGTTTCATCGAGCCTTTCCTCGGTCGGGGACAGCGTGATCGTGACCCCGTACGCCGGCGGGGGTGGCGGATTCGGCGGGGGCGGCAGTTCAAACAACATGTACCTCACCAACCAGAACTTCCAGCAGATAAAGCGGTCCGTGGCACCGAATACCGCTATCCCGGTGATGTCGACATCCGCGCACATGAAAGTCGGCGTGGGGAGCGACGACATCGTTGCGCCGATTTACGGAATGCCTACGGACGATACGAAAAAGCTGCTCCCCGATCTCGAAGCCGGCGATTACAGCAACGGGAACTCCGGCTGCCTGGTCGGGACGACCTTTGCAAAAGACCATAACATCAAGGTTGGTTCCCGGATCTCGATCGGACAGAACGGCGAGTATGGCACGCTCCGGGTCACCGGGATCATCAAAGAAAGAGGCATGAGCTTCGATATCAGTACCGACAGCGCCCTTGTCGTGACCCAGGACTGGTTCGAGAACGCCTTTGACCGGTCCGACGACGAGTTAAACGAGGTCGTTGTCAAGGTGACAAACGGCGACACGGCAGATGTCAAGACCACGATCGAAAAGCAGCTTAACCGGAACACAAAAGACAAGACCGTCTCGGTTATCGACAGCAAGGCGACCCTTGCATCCATATTCGAGACGTTTGGCATGGTCACAACGTTTGTTACCGCAATTGGCGGGATCTCGATGATTGTTGCCGGGGTCTCGATCTTCAATATCATGATGATGTCTGTTAACGAGCGGATAAAAGAGATCGGGATCATGCGGAGTATCGGCACCCAGAAAAAAGAGGTGATGAGCATGTTCATCTATGAGGCAACTATCATCGGTGTTGTGGGGAGTGTCGTTGGCGGGCTGCTCAGTCTCCTTGCCGGATTCGCGATTAGTTCCCTGATGTTCAAAACTACCGAGTACCTGTTTACCGTGGCGAGCATGCTCTCGGTTGCCGAAGGCGTCGGGTTTGGGATCGTTATCTGTATCCTCTGCGGGCTGTACCCCGCATGGCAGGCAGCAAATCTCAACCCGATCGATGCCCTCCGTCACGAATGA
- a CDS encoding ABC transporter ATP-binding protein — protein MQPVIKFSDVVKIYPLKAGDVVALNHISFEVEHGEFISIMGPSGSGKSTLLNLMGCLDTPTYGDIFISGIGVRSMSDSELTNLRRDRIGFIFQYFNLFPLLNIIENVSFPQMLKSQKQVDEKKAVEVLRAVQLDEHLYTHTPLELSGGQQQRVAIARALINDPDILLCDEPTGNLDSKTGASILELMTELNRKGSTIIIVTHDPHVAEYTDRTIRIVDGRIEE, from the coding sequence ATGCAGCCGGTCATCAAATTTTCCGATGTAGTAAAAATATACCCGCTCAAGGCAGGCGATGTTGTGGCCTTAAACCACATCTCGTTTGAAGTGGAACACGGGGAGTTCATCTCGATTATGGGGCCGTCGGGCTCGGGCAAATCAACGCTTTTGAACCTCATGGGCTGCCTCGACACCCCCACGTACGGGGATATTTTCATCTCCGGCATTGGCGTTCGCTCCATGAGCGACTCCGAGCTCACCAACCTGCGCCGTGACCGGATCGGGTTCATCTTCCAGTACTTCAACCTCTTCCCACTCTTAAACATCATCGAGAATGTCAGTTTCCCCCAGATGCTCAAAAGCCAGAAACAGGTCGATGAGAAAAAAGCAGTCGAAGTGCTCCGGGCCGTCCAGCTGGACGAGCACCTCTACACCCACACGCCGCTCGAACTCTCGGGCGGCCAGCAGCAGCGTGTGGCAATCGCCCGGGCGCTCATCAACGACCCCGATATCCTGCTCTGCGATGAGCCGACCGGGAACCTCGACTCCAAAACCGGGGCAAGTATCCTGGAACTCATGACCGAACTCAACCGGAAGGGATCGACTATCATCATTGTCACGCACGATCCCCACGTTGCGGAATATACCGACCGGACGATCCGGATCGTTGACGGGAGGATCGAAGAATGA